In the Gossypium arboreum isolate Shixiya-1 chromosome 10, ASM2569848v2, whole genome shotgun sequence genome, one interval contains:
- the LOC108462088 gene encoding protein LURP-one-related 10-like isoform X4, whose translation MKWPASFFSCGTNCSSWPAMGGKLPGPASGTAPANAYTTESNPIVVIGEQYIVPYPVDLKIQHTVFTVAENNFDITDVNDNPIFKVKNKLFSFPDRRVLLDAAGNPLVSLKQKMQRKQNVKSLVINADNYGITAYPNVDYAFVVALVVILDEMNRNSYD comes from the exons ATGAAATGGCCGGCAAGCTTCTTCTCATGCGGAACAAATTGCAGTAGTTGGC CAGCGATGGGAGGAAAGCTTCCAGGGCCAGCGTCAGGAACGGCACCGGCCAATGCCTATACGACGGAGAGTAACCCCATTGTGGTGATCGGTGAACAGTATATTGTCCCATACCCTGTGGATCTTAAAATACAACACACGGTATTTACGGTTGCTGAAAATAACTTCGATATCACCGACGTTAATGATAACCCTATTTTCAAGGTTAAAAATAAGTTGTTCAGCTTTCCTGATCGCCGCGTTTTGCTCGACGCTGCTGGAAATCCTCTCGTTTCCCTCAAACAGAAG ATGCAAAGAAAACAAAACGTGAAAAGCCTGGTAATTAACGCAGACAACTATGGAATAACAGCATACCCTAATGTTGATTACGCATTCGTTGTTGCACTGGTGGTGATTCTTGATGAAATGAATCGTAATAGCTACGACTGA
- the LOC108462088 gene encoding protein LURP-one-related 15-like isoform X1 yields the protein MKWPASFFSCGTNCSSWPAMGGKLPGPASGTAPANAYTTESNPIVVIGEQYIVPYPVDLKIQHTVFTVAENNFDITDVNDNPIFKVKNKLFSFPDRRVLLDAAGNPLVSLKQKILSVHRRWRVFRGESDKSSDFLFSVRKSSLVHLKMRTKTTMTKTLDVFLASNTSESLPDFKIKEGWRDSSCTIFAGDAIIAQILNLLFQP from the exons ATGAAATGGCCGGCAAGCTTCTTCTCATGCGGAACAAATTGCAGTAGTTGGC CAGCGATGGGAGGAAAGCTTCCAGGGCCAGCGTCAGGAACGGCACCGGCCAATGCCTATACGACGGAGAGTAACCCCATTGTGGTGATCGGTGAACAGTATATTGTCCCATACCCTGTGGATCTTAAAATACAACACACGGTATTTACGGTTGCTGAAAATAACTTCGATATCACCGACGTTAATGATAACCCTATTTTCAAGGTTAAAAATAAGTTGTTCAGCTTTCCTGATCGCCGCGTTTTGCTCGACGCTGCTGGAAATCCTCTCGTTTCCCTCAAACAGAAG ATATTGAGTGTTCATAGGAGATGGAGAGTTTTTAGAGGGGAAAGCGACAAATCAAGTGATTTTCTTTTCAGTGTGAGGAAATCGTCTTTGGTTCATCTGAAGATGAGGACGAAGACTACGATGACTAAGACTTTAGATGTTTTCTTGGCATCCAATACCAGTGAATCACTGCCTGATTTCAAGATCAAAGAGGGTTGGCGCGACAGCAGCTGCACTATTTTTGCTGGAGACGCTATTATTGCACAGATACTAAATTTACTATTCCAACCCTAA
- the LOC108462088 gene encoding protein LURP-one-related 15-like isoform X2, translating to MKWPASFFSCGTNCSSWPMGGKLPGPASGTAPANAYTTESNPIVVIGEQYIVPYPVDLKIQHTVFTVAENNFDITDVNDNPIFKVKNKLFSFPDRRVLLDAAGNPLVSLKQKILSVHRRWRVFRGESDKSSDFLFSVRKSSLVHLKMRTKTTMTKTLDVFLASNTSESLPDFKIKEGWRDSSCTIFAGDAIIAQILNLLFQP from the exons ATGAAATGGCCGGCAAGCTTCTTCTCATGCGGAACAAATTGCAGTAGTTGGC CGATGGGAGGAAAGCTTCCAGGGCCAGCGTCAGGAACGGCACCGGCCAATGCCTATACGACGGAGAGTAACCCCATTGTGGTGATCGGTGAACAGTATATTGTCCCATACCCTGTGGATCTTAAAATACAACACACGGTATTTACGGTTGCTGAAAATAACTTCGATATCACCGACGTTAATGATAACCCTATTTTCAAGGTTAAAAATAAGTTGTTCAGCTTTCCTGATCGCCGCGTTTTGCTCGACGCTGCTGGAAATCCTCTCGTTTCCCTCAAACAGAAG ATATTGAGTGTTCATAGGAGATGGAGAGTTTTTAGAGGGGAAAGCGACAAATCAAGTGATTTTCTTTTCAGTGTGAGGAAATCGTCTTTGGTTCATCTGAAGATGAGGACGAAGACTACGATGACTAAGACTTTAGATGTTTTCTTGGCATCCAATACCAGTGAATCACTGCCTGATTTCAAGATCAAAGAGGGTTGGCGCGACAGCAGCTGCACTATTTTTGCTGGAGACGCTATTATTGCACAGATACTAAATTTACTATTCCAACCCTAA
- the LOC108462088 gene encoding protein LURP-one-related 15-like isoform X3, with translation MGGKLPGPASGTAPANAYTTESNPIVVIGEQYIVPYPVDLKIQHTVFTVAENNFDITDVNDNPIFKVKNKLFSFPDRRVLLDAAGNPLVSLKQKILSVHRRWRVFRGESDKSSDFLFSVRKSSLVHLKMRTKTTMTKTLDVFLASNTSESLPDFKIKEGWRDSSCTIFAGDAIIAQILNLLFQP, from the exons ATGGGAGGAAAGCTTCCAGGGCCAGCGTCAGGAACGGCACCGGCCAATGCCTATACGACGGAGAGTAACCCCATTGTGGTGATCGGTGAACAGTATATTGTCCCATACCCTGTGGATCTTAAAATACAACACACGGTATTTACGGTTGCTGAAAATAACTTCGATATCACCGACGTTAATGATAACCCTATTTTCAAGGTTAAAAATAAGTTGTTCAGCTTTCCTGATCGCCGCGTTTTGCTCGACGCTGCTGGAAATCCTCTCGTTTCCCTCAAACAGAAG ATATTGAGTGTTCATAGGAGATGGAGAGTTTTTAGAGGGGAAAGCGACAAATCAAGTGATTTTCTTTTCAGTGTGAGGAAATCGTCTTTGGTTCATCTGAAGATGAGGACGAAGACTACGATGACTAAGACTTTAGATGTTTTCTTGGCATCCAATACCAGTGAATCACTGCCTGATTTCAAGATCAAAGAGGGTTGGCGCGACAGCAGCTGCACTATTTTTGCTGGAGACGCTATTATTGCACAGATACTAAATTTACTATTCCAACCCTAA